A genomic stretch from Carassius auratus strain Wakin chromosome 37, ASM336829v1, whole genome shotgun sequence includes:
- the LOC113055887 gene encoding protein FAM53B-like — protein sequence MSQGTALFSFGIMESGRWPEVAGVCGVQQRPVGSSLESLWDSVRETCSAREAGAAGGISGLLRDLSLSEASPASAAPPSKRQCRSLSCSDELGCRSSWRPQGSRVWTSVEKRRCHSGGSVQRGVFAPSGFPTMQRSSSFSLPTRIDPPETFSHGFPFAAFSASPQTPQALYLSHEQICPTESSSPDSTPELERRHSQGLARSQSQPCVHNDKKTGVKRRRPADSHKHRPSLDLLKMTQKLQDFHSLSCPGFAGEEQTLHDEGDVTPDQHQTKEDIIIHQSEASWPAGRSNGKEREFLWAGLCSRRGRDSFQLDGELDIEQIERN from the exons ATGAGCCAAGGGACGGCCCTCTTCTCCTTTGGAATCATGG AGTCTGGACGCTGGCCGGAGGTGGCTGGAGTGTGTGGTGTCCAGCAGCGGCCCGTGGGCTCCAGTCTGGAGAGTCTGTGGGACAGTGTGAGAGAGACGTGTTCTGCTCGTGAGGCGGGTGCCGCCGGTGGCATCAGCGGTCTGCTGCGTGACCTGAGTCTGAGCGAAGCGTCTCCGGCCAGCGCCGCGCCGCCCAGTAAACGCCAGTGTCGCTCGCTGTCCTGCTCGGATGAGCTCGGCTGTCGCTCCTCGTGGCGGCCGCAGGGATCACGCGTCTGGACGTCCGTGGAGAAGCGCCGCTGCCACAGTGGAGGAAGTGTTCAGCGCGGTGTCTTTGCTCCGTCTGGGTTTCCCACAATGCAGCGCAGCTCCAGCTTCAGCCTGCCCACACGCATTGATCCGCCGGAGACCTTTAGCCACGGCTTCCCTTTCGCTGCCTTCTCCGCGTCCCCGCAGACGCCTCAGGCTCTCTACCTCTCACACGAGCAGATCTGCCCCACCGAGTCCAGCTCGCCCGACTCCACGCCCGAGCTGGAGCGCCGCCACAGTCAGGGCCTCGCCCGCAGCCAATCACAGCCCTGCGTCCACAACGACAAGAAGACCGGCGTGAAGCGCAGGAGACCGGCCGACTCTCACAAACACAGGCCTTCACTGGACCTGCTCAAGAtgacacag AAGCTGCAGGACTTTCACAGTCTCAGCTGTCCAGGATTCGCTGGAGAAGAGCAGACACTCCACGATGAAGGTGACGTCACGCCCGACCAGCACCAGACCAAAGAGgacatcatcatccaccaatcagaggcCAGCTGGCCAGCGGGGCGGAGCAACGGGAAGGAGCGTGAGTTTCTGTGGGCGGGGCTCTGCAGCCGGAGGGGGCGGGACTCATTCCAGCTGGACGGAGAACTGGACATCGAGCAGATCGAGAGGAACTGA
- the LOC113055884 gene encoding ornithine aminotransferase, mitochondrial-like, which produces MNSMKSLMRGVPPVLSRAVHSGTRTSSAASRAKPAERQLTPEEVYAREDRYGAHNYHPLPVALERGEGVHVWDVEGRRYFDFLSAYSAVNQGHCHPKIIAALTAQASRLTLTSRAFYNDVLGVYEQYITRLFGYDKVLPMNTGVEGGETACKLARKWAYTVKGVPKYEAKIVFAAGNFWGRTMAAISSSTDPSSFEGFGPFMPGFELIPYNDITALQKALQDPNVAAFMVEPIQGEAGVIVPDPGYLTKVRELCTKHNVLFIADEVQTGLARTGRRLAVDHEAVRPDLVILGKALSGGVYPVSAVLCDDEVMLTIKPGEHGSTYGGNPLACRVAIAALEVLEEEGLAQNADLMGQILRSELRKLPLEIVSGVRGKGLLNAIIIKETKDYDAWRVCLRLRDNGLLAKPTHGDIIRLAPPLIIKEDEVRECVDIISRTILSF; this is translated from the exons ATGAACAGCATGAAGAGTCTGATGAGAGGCGTGCCGCCCGTCCTGAGCcgtgcagtgcattctgggacacGCACGTCCTCCGCGGCGTCCAGAGCCAAACCAGCGGAGCGTCAGCTGACACCAGAAGAGGTTTACGCTCGAGAGGATCGATACGGCGCTCACAACTATCACCCGCTGCCCGTGGCCCTGGAGCGAGGAGAAG gggTTCACGTGTGGGACGTGGAGGGCCGCAGGTACTTTGACTTCCTGAGTGCGTACAGCGCTGTAAACCAGGGTCACTGTCACCCCAAGATCATCGCGGCGCTCACGGCGCAGGCCTCGCGGCTCACGCTCACCTCCAGAGCCTTCTACAACGACGTGCTGGGCGTCTACGAGCAGTACATCACACGCCTGTTCGGATACGATAAAGTGCTGCCCATGAACACAG GTGTGGAGGGCGGAGAGACGGCCTGTAAACTGGCCCGTAAGTGGGCGTACACGGTCAAGGGCGTCCCGAAATATGAGGCGAAGATCGTGTTTGCAG CGGGGAATTTCTGGGGTCGCACGATGGCTGCCATCTCCAGCTCGACGGACCCCAGCAGCTTCGAGGGGTTCGGACCCTTCATGCCCGGCTTCGAGCTGATCCCGTACAACGACATCACTGCGCTCCAG aaAGCACTTCAGGATCCAAACGTGGCTGCGTTCATGGTGGAGCCGATCCAGGGAGAAGCAGGTGTGATCGTTCCTGACCCTGGTTACCTCACCAAAGTCCGGGAGTTATGTACCAAACATAAt GTTCTGTTCATTGCTGATGAGGTGCAGACCGGTCTGGCCCGCACTGGACGGCGTCTGGCTGTGGACCACGAGGCGGTGAGACCAGATCTGGTGATTTTGGGTAAAGCTCTGTCAGGAGGAGTGTATCcg GTCTCTGCTGTTCTGTGTGATGATGAGGTGATGCTGACCATCAAACCTGGAGAACACGGATCCACGTATGGAGGAAACCCTCTGGCCTGCCGCGTCGCCATCGCTgctctggag GTTCTGGAGGAGGAGGGTCTGGCTCAGAATGCGGATCTGATGGGTCAGATTCTTCGCTCTGAGCTCAGGAAGCTTCCGCTGGAGATCGTGAGCGGCGTCCGTGGGAAAGGCCTCCTGAACGCCATCATCATCAAAGAGACCAAAG ACTATGATGCCTGGAGGGTGTGTCTTCGTCTCCGTGACAACGGTCTGTTGGCCAAGCCCACTCACGGTGACATCATCAGGCTAGCCCCGCCCCTCATTATAAAGGAGGATGAGGTCAGAGAGTGTGTGGACATCATCAGCAGGACCATCCTGTCCTTCTAA